A genome region from Fusarium musae strain F31 chromosome 5, whole genome shotgun sequence includes the following:
- a CDS encoding hypothetical protein (EggNog:ENOG41) translates to MSETPEPTRQASAAPEAPAAPGRSPAPAAEAATTESTASPPAATSGPILDPQHWAQVNEEQAQAEADGADDDNADADSTLDPDNASSTASITSSILEYRTIHGRTYHSEQGNAQYWASNDEQQNDLMDLTDFADQYPGAEVIGTDLSPIQPSWVPPNVQLSSEIEDCTREWTFKSDFADYIHVRWLMGSVRDWDAFFSEAYRVCKPGAWIESHEASCNVSSDDGTVAPNSAMGHWGEFFKEGGKKIGTSFSVVEDGTQRKAMEKAGFINIQEFDFRNPVGTWPKDPVEKRMGAYSKYGLETDSEGFILFMAHTLGWTREEILVYVAQFRREIRSGKHHGYFAQKVVWGQKPETTTA, encoded by the exons ATGTCGGAAACGCCTGAGCCAACCCGCCAAGCTTCGGCTGCTCCCGAGGCCCCGGCGGCTCCTGGAAGGTCTCCAGCTCCTGCGGCTGAGGCTGCCACTACCGAGTCAACAGCCTCTCCACCCGCTGCCACATCCGGGCCAATTCTTGACCCGCAGCATTGGGCACAGGTCAATGAG GAACAAGCacaggctgaggctgacGGGGCGGATGATGACAATGCCGATGCCGACTCAACCCTCGACCCGGATAACGCCTCATCCACTGCCTCCATCACCTCTAGCATTCTGGAATACAGAACTATCCATGGTCGCACCTATCACAGCGAGCAGGGCAATGCTCAATACTG GGCCTCCAACGACGAGCAGCAAAATGATTTAATGGACCTCAC TGATTTCGCCGACCAATACCCTGGCGCTGAGGTTATCGGAACCGACCTCTCTCCCATCCAGCCCTCTTGGGTTCCCCCGAATGTTCAATT GTCCAGCGAGATCGAAGACTGTACTCGCGAGTGGACTTTCAAGTCCGACTTTGCCGATTACATCCACGTCAGATGGTTGATGGGTAGCGTACGTGATTGGGACGCCTTCTTCTCTGAAGCCTACAGAGTCTGCAAGCCCGGCGCCTGGATTGAAAGCCACGAAGCTTCCTGCAATGTAAGCAGCGATGACGGTACTGTCGCTCCCAACTCTGCTATGGGTCACTGGGGTGAATTCTTCAAAGAGGGCGGTAAGAAGATCGGTACAAGCTTCAGCGTCGTTGAAGACGGTACTCAGCGCAAGGCCATGGAAAAGGCTGgtttcatcaacatccaagaATTCGACTTCAGA AACCCTGTTGGCACTTGGCCCAAGGACCCCGTTGAGAAGCGCATGGGTGCTTACTCCAAGTATGGTCTTGAGACAGATAGCGAGGGCTTCATTCTGTTTATGGCGCACACACTTGGATGGACAAGGGAGGAGATTCTTGTTTATGTTGCTCAATTCCGAAGAGAGATTCGCTCTGGAAAGCATCACGGATACTTTGCTCAAAAGGTTGTTTGGGGACAGAAGCCTGAAACTACGACTGCTTAG
- a CDS encoding hypothetical protein (EggNog:ENOG41~CAZy:AA1) — MVAHDEEADALLEEFELREEVKVRDDRALPLVCCTCGWRWIAALIMVALLSAIGVVVALHGLSSSRPSNDTTGHLGYRLHPQNHTSRPPTTLSFNWTITAGTRSPDGVEKQVYLVNDEFPGPLIEARSGDRVVIHVHNGLQDEGISLHWHGLRMKDQNNMDGAVGFTQCPTAPGRTFTYNFTIGAEEHGTFWWHSHSDVQRADGLWGGLIVHYPDEVDIPEEDYLVMIGDWFHQNQTEVLRWYADASTRGNEPVPDSLLVNGKGRFNCSMAVPARPVVCSQVQFSDLKPLMTSRSQNKVRLRVVNTGSVAGLSLGVSRTILRPVRMDGGFAVKSEAAETVGILYPGERVDLEVEWKGNHPGDDWLTIYMDDECVSIYYNPNGNQD, encoded by the exons ATGGTtgctcatgatgaagaagctgatgCTTTGCTTGAGGAGTTTGAACTGAGAGAGGAGGTCAAGGTGCGAGATGATCGAGCCCTACCTTTGGTATGTTGCACGTGCGGTTGGAGATGGATAGCAGCTCTTATCATGGTCGCGCTACTATCGGCAATCGGGGTCGTAGTGGCATTGCATGGTCTGTCAAGCAGCCGACCAAGCAATGATACCACCGGACATCTTGGGTACCGACTCCATCCTCAGAATCATACATCGCGTCCCCCAACAACACTCTCATTCAACTGGACTATTACAGCTGGAACCAGATCACCAGATGGAGTTGAGAAACAAGTGTACCTTGTCAACG ACGAGTTTCCAGGGCCGCTCATAGAGGCCCGGTCCGGTGACAGAGTTGTGATTCATGTTCACAACGGccttcaagatgaaggtaTATCTCTTCATTGGCACGGCCTGCGCATGAAGGACCAGAACAATATGGACGGTGCTGTTGGGTTTACACAATGCCCTACCGCTCCTGGTAGAACCTTCACTTACAATTTCACTATTGGCGCTGAAGAACATGGGACCTTTTGGTGGCATTCCCATTCCGATGTTCAACGCGCTGATGGACTATGGGGAGGTCTTATCGTTCACTATCCAGATGAGGTTGATATCCCCGAAGAAGATTACCTGGTCATGATCGGTGATTGGTTTCACCAAAACCAGACGGAAGTGCTACGCTGGTATGCCGATGCGAGTACTCGAGGGAATGAACCTGTCCCAGATTCGTTGCTTGTCAATGGAAAAGGACGCTTCAACTGTTCTATGGCTGTTCCTGCGAGACCAGTCGTCTGTTCGCAGGTCCAGTTCAGTGACCTCAAACCCCTCATGACGTCTAGGAGCCAGAATAAAGTCAGACTCAGAGTTGTTAACACAGGCTCCGTCGCAGGTCTTTCTTTGGGAGTTAGCAGAACAATCCTTCGACCAGTTCGCATGGATGGAGGCTTCGCTGTCAAGTCTGAAGCTGCTGAAACAGTCGGTATCCTGTATCCTGGTGAGAGAGTTGACCTCGAGGTTGAATGGAAGGGGAACCACCCGGGAGACGATTGGCTTACCATTTACATGGACGATGAGTGCGTATCCATCTATTACAATCCCAATGGAAACCAGGACTAA
- a CDS encoding hypothetical protein (EggNog:ENOG41): MWQCLESWLLWFYKLVKDWPWLSDMIFSPRLRWALTALLAASKTARTESLADIDHVILFMQENRAFDHYFGTMPGVRGFADPNVQYNNGIPVWKQQVTPQQSKDTDYITPWYINYLGGTWPEATQCMSAGSNGWDANQAAWNHGANNQWAVKNTPYSIGYYKRDDLPVHFALAEEWTVGDMYQESVIASTNPNRVMWISGSINVPGSPQTKDEGGYPYIDNNETPGCDKNGINCYPLKWSTAAEKYEAAGVSWSVFQDADNFDDNPYAWFEQFQDSKAGSDLNKKGMKGQSLDAFYAQAAAGTLPEVSYIVGPMQLSEHPPYSPHDGSWLQRKVAEAVINSPKYSKSVLMISYDETGGWADHVSPYTSPDGTAGEWIDDPYGAAGRTATGPGFRVPFYIISPFTRKGGVYTEHADHTSQVSFIEKWQAAKGRDVTTDEMVPWRRENMADLVNAFDFKNPDYSIPNLPEAPQPHTNSKGVYDGSSYCSSQYGNGRPPVPYTGVGVNNDTASLAEAGFKPVRGLLTEGRTLVFESSGQAVSAPSYGSKVSLSKASKNHDNMQHGWVLHAVEIGGNQFTISSANNGQYICKNHKLCKDSGSATVFVVDFKPSKGHSFRDQKSGEYLASGRKEKLGWQKNQTFWKVFSVTY, translated from the exons ATGTGGCAGTGTCTTGAGTCTTGGCTCCTCTGGTTTTACAAGCTGGTTAAGGATTGGCCTTGGTTATCAGACATGATCTTCTCTCCCAGACTTCGTTGGGCCCTCACGGCTCTGTTGGCGGCTTCGAAAACGGCCAGGACTGAGAGTCTGGCTGATATCGACCATGTCATCTTGTTTATGCAAG AGAACCGTGCTTTTGACCACTACTTCGGTACCATGCCCGGAGTTCGTGGCTTTGCTGATCCAAACGTCCAGTACAACAACGGCATCCCTGTCTGGAAACAGCAAGTCACCCCTCAACAGAGCAAAGACACTGATTACATCACACCCTGGTACATCAACTACCTCGGTGGAACATGGCCTGAAGCCACTCAGTGCATGAGTGCCGGTTCCAACGGCTGGGATGCCAACCAAGCTGCTTGGAACCACGGCGCCAACAACCAGTGGGCAGTCAAGAACACTCCCTATAGTATCGGCTACTACAAGCGCGATGATCTTCCTGTTCACTTTGCTCTTGCTGAAGAGTGGACTGTTGGAGACATGTACCAAGAGTCCGTCATCGCTTCTACCAACCCCAACCGTGTCATGTGGATCAGTGGATCCATCAACGTCCCTGGTTCACCTCAGACCAAGGATGAGGGTGGATACCCCTACATTGATAACAATGAGACACCTGGTTGTGATAAGAACGGTATCAACTGTTACCCTCTCAAGTGGTctactgctgctgagaagtATGAGGCTGCTGGTGTCTCATGGAGTGTCTTCCAGGACGCTGATAACTTTGATGATAACCCTTATGCTTGGTTTGAGCAGTTCCAAGATTCCAAGGCAGGGTCtgacttgaacaagaagggcATGAAGGGGCAATCATTGGACGCTTTCTATGctcaggctgctgctggaactCTACCTGAGGTTTCATACATCGTTGGTCCCATGCAGCTTTCAGAACACCCCCCTTATTCCCCTCACGATGGATCTTGGCTCCAGCGAAAGGTTGCCGAGGCTGTCATCAACTCACCCAAGTACTCCAAGTCCGTTCTGATGATCTCATATGATGAGACAGGTGGCTGGGCAGATCACGTTAGCCCTTACACATCACCTGATGGCACTGCTGGTGAATGGATTGATGACCCTTATGGCGCAGCTGGCCGCACTGCCACTGGTCCAGGCTTCCGTGTCCCCTTCTACATCATTTCACCCTTCACTCGCAAAGGCGGTGTCTATACTGAGCACGCCGATCACACCTCTCAAGTGTCTTTCATTGAGAAGTGGCAAGCTGCCAAGGGTCGTGATGTCACCACTGATGAGATGGTTCCCTGGCGTCGTGAGAACATGGCTGATCTCGTCAACGCCTTTGACTTCAAGAACCCTGACTACAGCATTCCCAACCTTCCTgaagctcctcaacctcataCCAACAGCAAGGGTGTTTATGATGGTTCATCTTACTGTTCCTCTCAGTATGGCAACGGTCGACCTCCTGTTCCCTACACTGGTGTGGGTGTCAACAATGATACCGCAAGTCTTGCTGAGGCTGGATTTAAACCTGTTCGCGGACTGCTCACTGAAGGTCGTACCCTTGTATTTGAGTCTTCCGGCCAGGCTGTCAGCGCTCCATCGTACGGTAGCAAGGTCTCACTGAGCAAGGCATCAAAGAACCACGATAACATGCAGCATGGATGGGTTCTTCATGCCGTGGAAATCGGCGGTAACCAGTTCACCATCAGCTCTGCCAACAACGGACAGTACATCTGCAAGAACCACAAGCTTTGCAAGGACTCTGGCTCGGCCACTGTGTTTGTTGTGGACTTCAAGCCAAGCAAGGGTCACTCGTTCAGGGATCAGAAGTCAGGGGAGTATCTAGCTAGTGGGCGAAAAGAGAAGTTGGGTTGGCAGAAGAACCAGACCTTCTGGAAGGTCTTTAGTGTCACTTACTGA
- a CDS encoding hypothetical protein (EggNog:ENOG41) yields MVSLKTLGVAYAAANILGVNAGLCRPSTRTSLSASVTETKTSAPVVSTSASGSSFATSVSMDKASSSEETSATNPTTSGTQSVSSSETVIPSSNPTTLIVSTTQTSSSHTISVDLTTSGSPSSSDDVTSAESTTSGASTTSTETSASVDSTTSGVPTTTAQTSASTDATSTEATTSDESTTAADATTTANPTTTTDATTTSSEPTTTTSVCVEPTELLRRPGFEDPDVGDVWGFYWNGGDVEYDPDQARTGDYIGVLPVPDGEERRMEQRVHVTPGREYTISFWYAFINPPSVDTQCTVFATFDYYTTLKQVSLPSDAGYHQYTSSFIAQDNLDPAIEIGVSCPGVGNGYTANVNIDDASVMDSNNECDATPVDPNDPPKSTLLVPAEPETPHCPVNLIQVPGFEADVEDQAWAYDGRGDFVHDQSNARTGEWEALFPSGTADDGIFLQQEIDASLLVENELYDYHFFWKPKTLPDAGECYIYAGYNDLGFQARTLDFGATSSTGYTIYSVRFAMPAGNMLMQIVFYCDYEDDNTQLGSVYVDDTALIRVSGCEAYPVTGALIENPSFEIQATDDSTYAWFGTNGMKIRAGSTADGPSPNSGDNFLYVQLESTKKSATLTKPLASSLNAGSTYSLQFNWAAGSAYVPGTCSFKIVFGSVSQTLDLEDGQVAAYQYQSYAYSFTAGDSAESMSITVECTDASGLPDFVFDDFSLQESQ; encoded by the exons ATGGTGTCGCTCAAGACTCTTGGAGTCGCTTATGCGGCCGCGAACATCCTGGGAGTCAACGCTGGTCTATGTCGCCCCTCGACCAGGACTTCGTTGAGCGCTTCGGTCACCGAAACCAAGACCTCGGCTCCCGTTGTCTCGACTTCTGCATCTGGTAGTAGCTTTGCCACATCAGTATCCATGGACAAAGCATCTTCATCTGAGGAGACAAGTGCTACCAACCCTACGACATCTGGAACTCAATCTGTGTCTAGCAGCGAGACTGTCATTCCCTCAAGCAACCCGACAACCTTGATTGTCTCAACCACCCAGACCTCGAGTAGTCACACGATCTCTGTCGACCTCACCACATCTGGCAGCCCTTCCTCGAGCGATGATGTGACCTCTGCCGAGTCCACGACCTCCGGTGCTTCGACCACGTCTACTGAGACATCGGCTTCCGTCGACTCCACAACATCAGGCGTCCCGACTACTACTGCTCAAACCTCAGCCTCTACTGACGCGACATCCACCGAAGCTACTACATCGGATGAATCCACgactgctgctgatgctacGACAACTGCCAACcctaccaccaccaccgacgCCACGACGACCTCGTCAGAGCCTACAACGACAACCTCGGTCTGTGTTGAGCCCACCGAACTGCTCAGGCGGCCTGGATTTGAGGACCCAGATGTCGGAGATGTCTGGGGATTCTACTGGAACGGCGGCGATGTTGAATACGACCCCGATCAAGCCCGAACTGGCGATTACATAGG TGTTCTACCTGTTCCTGACGGAGAAGAACGACGTATGGAGCAGCGTGTTCACGTAACTCCAGGAAGAGAGTATACCATCAGCTTCTGGTATGCTTTCATAAACCCTCCATCAGTCGATACCCAATGCACCGTCTTTGCAACTTTCGACTACTACACGACATTGAAGCAGGTGTCGCTTCCATCTGACGCCGGATACCACCAGTACACTTCGAGCTTCATTGCACAGGATAACCTGGACCCAGCTATCGAGATCGGTGTCTCTTGTCCTGGTGTAGGCAATGGGTACACAGCTAATGTTAACATTGACGATGCTTCAGTTATGGACTCTAACAACGAGTGTGATGCTACTCCCGTGGACCCCAACGATCCCCCAAAGTCGACGCTCCTTGTTCCCGCTGAGCCAGAGACACCTCACTGCCCTGTCAACCTGATCCAAGTCCCTGGTTTTGAGGCTGATGTAGAAGATCAGGCCTGGGCCTATGACGGCAGGGGCGACTTTGTACACGACCAATCCAACGCTAGAACTGGAGAGTGGGAGGC ACTTTTCCCCAGTGGAACTGCGGACGACGGCATCTTCCTCCAGCAAGAAATCGACGCATCATTGCTAGTAGAAAACGAGCTCTACGATTACCATTTCTTCTGGAAGCCCAAGACTCTGCCGGATGCCGGAGAGTGCTATATATACGCTGGCTATAACGATCTAGGATTCCAGGCGAGAACTCTCGACTTTGGGGCAACTTCATCGACTGGCTACACTATCTACTCGGTTCGCTTCGCAATGCCGGCCGGAAACATGCTAATGCAGATTGTCTTCTATTGCGATTATGAGGATGACAACACACAACTTGGATCAGTGTACGTCGATGACACGGCACTGATCAGGGTCAGTGGCTGCGAGGCATATCCCGTGACTGGGGCGCTCATTGAGAACCCCAGCTTTGAGATCCAAGCTACTGATGATAGTACCTATGCTTGGTTTGGCACAAATGGCATGAAGATCAGAGCTGGAAGCACGGCCGACGGCCCATCACCTAACTCAGGTGACAACTTCCT ATATGTTCAACTGGAATCTACCAAGAAGTCCGCCACACTCACCAAACCGCTCGCTAGCTCCCTGAACGCAGGCTCGACGTATTCTCTCCAGTTCAACTGGGCTGCTGGATCTGCGTACGTGCCAGGCACTTGCTCATTCAAGATTGTCTTTGGATCAGTGTCTCAAACTCTCGACCTTGAAGACGGCCAAGTAGCTGCCTATCAGTATCAGTCTTATGCCTACAGTTTCACAGCCGGCGACTCGGCTGAGTCCATGTCCATCACTGTTGAGTGCACGGACGCAAGTGGGCTCCCCGACTTCGTATTCGATGACTTTTCTCTCCAGGAATCCCAGTGA
- a CDS encoding hypothetical protein (EggNog:ENOG41), giving the protein MPFNKQQNLSNFVTGIGLYDHSSPAVVTFQGKLFVFYVGKGDDGIFYTSMKDWKWERIQHISDRNIGVANNTSPSAVAFEGKLYLFFNGKGNDGTFYTIFDGSSWSKLHSVSIEVGGMGFLPGTSPNATVDQDAIQLFWSGAGNDGIFHARFDGDKWGPVGHIDNVGIAPGTSPCAVFFNKKLHVFWSGRGGNETWYCTREDGGWSQQHSVSAQIGGQGYYPGTNPTAIVEDDKHLRLFWVGSGGPDQGLWYSDHKLNPYSWTGQRNLGNEIGGQHLKKMSSACGLKYDKTTYVFWEGPDQEIWLTYQLSD; this is encoded by the coding sequence ATGCCGTTCAACAAGCAGCAGAACCTGTCCAACTTCGTCACAGGTATCGGTCTTTATGACCATTCATCTCCAGCAGTCGTCACTTTCCAAGGAAAACTCTTTGTCTTCTATGTTGGAAAAGGAGATGACGGTATCTTCTATACTTCCATGAAAGATTGGAAGTGGGAGCGCATCCAACATATCAGCGACAGGAACATCGGTGTCGCGAACAACACCTCTCCCTCTGCTGTTGCCTTCGAGGGCAAACTTTACCTCTTCTTCAATGGAAAAGGTAATGACGGCACCTTTTATACCATCTTTGATGGTTCTAGCTGGTCAAAGCTCCATTCTGTCAGCATTGAAGTCGGCGGTATGGGATTTCTGCCTGGAACCTCGCCAAACGCCACTGTTGACCAGGATGCCATCCAGCTTTTCTGGAGTGGCGCTGGTAATGACGGTATCTTCCATGCCAGGTTTGATGGTGATAAGTGGGGTCCAGTTGGCCATATCGACAATGTCGGCATAGCCCCAGGGACCAGCCCGTGCgctgtcttcttcaacaaaaAGCTGCATGTCTTCTGGAGTGGCCGTGGCGGTAACGAAACCTGGTACTGCACCAGGGAAGACGGTGGTTGGAGTCAGCAGCACTCTGTGTCAGCCCAGATTGGAGGTCAGGGTTACTATCCCGGCACGAATCCCACGGCTATTGTGGAAGACGATAAACACCTTCGGCTGTTCTGGGTTGGCTCTGGTGGACCTGATCAGGGACTCTGGTATTCTGACCACAAATTGAACCCGTACTCCTGGACTGGTCAGAGAAACCTGGGTAATGAGATTGGCGGGCAGCATTTGAAGAAGATGTCAAGTGCTTGTGGGCTCAAGTATGACAAAACGACTTATGTCTTCTGGGAGGGTCCTGATCAGGAAATCTGGCTTACCTATCAGCTTTCCGACTGA
- a CDS encoding hypothetical protein (EggNog:ENOG41) — MPFQKKIPLYPHVAPAPGTPLVENEVNSTLFSPLQVRGFTLQNRIAVSPMGMFSANEGHLTDFHLVHYGSFATRGAALVIVEATAVAPNGRVSTGDSGLWQDSQIAPLKRVVDYIHSQGQKAGIQLCHSGPKGSMLPPWLAKGDPMVQFPLANEEAGGWPDDVWAPTAICHGPGYPMPKEMGHKHIDLAIDQFASAARRAVEAGVEDFIELHGAHGYLINAFLSPLTNHRTDEYGGSFENRTHFLFRVLKAVRDAMPDSIVLSLRISAVEWMEWSGQDCWTLEESIKLAKLLPEAGVDILDVSSGGNHSDQKIDVHPYYQVDLAYQIRQALKNDGIELLIAAVGFIDNSAMAESVVRGNIIEAAQKMNRTNGDADRGKYEEPQADLVMVGRQFLRDAGFVLTAAKSLGAKVQWPLQYSKGK; from the exons ATGCCATTTCAGAAGAAAATCCCATTATACCCTCATGTGGCACCCGCGCCCGGGACGCCACTCGTCGAAAACGAAGTCAACTCGACCCTCTTCTCCCCTCTTCAAGTCCGAGGATTTACCCTCCAAAACCGCATCGCCGTCTCTCCCATGGGAATGTTCAGTGCCAACGAGGGACATCTGACTGACTTCCATCTCGTCCATTATGGCTCCTTTGCCACCAGAGGTGCCGCACTCGTCATTGTTGAAGCTACAGCTGTAGCTCCCAATGGTCGCGTCTCAACTGGAGATTCAGGTCTTTGGCAGGATAGCCAGATTGCACCTTTAAAGCGGGTAGTTGACTACATTCATAGCCAAGGACAGAAGGCGGGTATTCAGCTCTGCCATTCTGGTCCCAAGGGTTCCATGCTTCCGCCGTGGCTTGCTAAAGGCGACCCGATGGTGCAATTCCCACTTGCAAATGAGGAAGCTGGCGGATGGCCGGATGATGTCTGGGCACCGACTGCGATTTGCCATGGCCCTGGGTATCCTATGCCAAAAGAAATGGGACACAAGCACATCGATCTAGCGATTGATCAGTTTGCTAGTGCCGCCAGAAGAGCTGTCGAAGCTGGCGTTG AAGACTTTATCGAACTCCATGGCGCACATGGGTACTTGATCAACGCCTTCCTGTCCCCTCTCACGAACCATCGGACAGATGAATATGGGGGCTCTTTCGAGAATAGGACGCACTTTTTGTTCCGTGTCCTGAAAGCCGTCCGGGATGCCATGCCGGACTCCATCGTTCTCTCGTTGCGGATTTCAGCCGTTGAGTGGATGGAGTGGAGTGGCCAAGACTGTTGGACCCTTGAGGAGTCCATAAAgcttgccaagcttcttcccGAGGCCGGGGTTGACATTCTTGATGTCTCATCTGGCGGCAACCATAGTGACCAAAAGATCGACGTTCATCCGTACTATCAGGTTGATCTTGCATACCAGATCCGACAAGCCCTCAAAAACGATGGCATCGAACTGCTGATCGCTGCAGTGGGGTTCATCGATAACTCTGCCATGGCTGAGAGTGTCGTTCGTGGTAATATTATTGAGGCAGCACAGAAGATGAACAGGACAAACGGAGACGCTGACAGGGGAAAGTATGAAGAGCCTCAGGCTGACTTGGTTATGGTTGGGAGACAGTTCCTACGCGACGCAGGATTTGTACTTACAGCTGCCAAGAGTTTGGGCGCGAAAGTCCAGTGGCCCCTCCAGTACTCTAAGGGGAAGTGA
- a CDS encoding hypothetical protein (EggNog:ENOG41): MDERVHATVRWIEASVKASPYIWSAAGLTFLLGVQLLLAVAILHGDEATVRRQLISLQRIDFDNDAASTETETNGTRKKKSTSQSAEQIIELSPIASCAAIKVSPNQNLDDQDTYNNCYIFAIDSHQADEQGFAIWKSLDQQTKPALSQVKTELWLPKPNADNSDSLVQAGGCIVMSFADPAVPGWLERIAGMIGKNFKTPQVTCILPLHFSLEDIEQNKLVMRPFRIDGENGKGLDLEKFPAFSDILPKLRLFLGYSEQQGITIFKQL, translated from the coding sequence ATGGATGAACGCGTTCATGCCACAGTACGATGGATTGAGGCGTCAGTCAAAGCCTCACCTTACATCTGGAGTGCCGCTGGTCTCACATTTCTTCTCGGCGTGCAATTACTCTTGGCGGTAGCTATTCTTCACGGAGATGAGGCCACCGTGAGAAGACAATTGATCTCTTTACAACGTATCGATTTCGACAACGACGCAGCGTCGACTGAGACGGAGACAAATGGTAccagaaagaagaaatccaCGAGCCAATCAGCAGAGCAGATCATTGAACTTTCTCCAATCGCTTCATGCGCAGCTATCAAAGTCAGCCCAAATCAAAATCTTGACGACCAAGATACATACAATAACTGTTACATATTTGCCATCGACTCTCACCAAGCAGACGAGCAGGGTTTCGCAATCTGGAAATCTCTCGACCAGCAGACCAAACCTGCATTATCGCAAGTCAAGACAGAATTATGGCTGCCAAAGCCAAATGCCGACAACAGCGATTCATTGGTTCAGGCCGGTGGCTGCATCGTCATGTCATTCGCTGATCCCGCAGTGCCAGGTTGGCTGGAGCGCATCGCTGGAATGATTGGCAAGAATTTCAAGACGCCTCAAGTTACTTGCATTCTGCCACTGCACTTTTCACTGGAGGACATTGAACAGAACAAGCTCGTTATGAGACCTTTCAGGATTGACGGGGAGAATGGGAAAGGGTTGGACCTGGAGAAGTTCCCCGCGTTTTCGGATATTTTGCCGAAGCTGAGACTTTTCCTTGGGTATTCTGAGCAGCAGGGCATCACCATTTTCAAGCAGCTGTGA